The following coding sequences are from one Desulfuromonas sp. TF window:
- the tatC gene encoding twin-arginine translocase subunit TatC, whose protein sequence is MADKQLPFTEHLEELRKRLMIAAGSWLVAFIACYGFAERLFEFIADPVRAALPEGSSLVFITATEPFFTYLKIGAIAGALIALPVIFWQLWGFVAPGLYAHEKKFAIPFVFASCLCFGLGTYFGFVFVFPTIFTFLIKFGTGTGEINAMLSMGGYLSLSSKLLFAFGLVFELPIVIFFLARMGVVDYHWLAKNRKFALLAAFVLGAILTPPDVFSQTAIALPFIILYEVGIWIARFFGKKKPAEEEEPAAAE, encoded by the coding sequence ATGGCGGATAAACAACTCCCTTTCACGGAACACCTTGAAGAGCTGCGCAAGCGCCTTATGATCGCCGCCGGATCCTGGCTGGTGGCCTTTATCGCCTGCTACGGTTTTGCCGAGCGGCTTTTCGAATTCATCGCCGATCCTGTCCGCGCGGCCCTCCCCGAAGGGAGTTCACTGGTCTTCATCACCGCCACCGAACCCTTCTTCACCTATCTGAAGATCGGCGCCATAGCCGGGGCGCTCATCGCCCTTCCGGTGATCTTCTGGCAGCTCTGGGGCTTTGTCGCTCCGGGCCTCTACGCCCACGAGAAAAAATTTGCGATTCCTTTTGTTTTCGCAAGCTGCCTCTGTTTCGGTCTCGGCACCTATTTCGGCTTCGTCTTTGTCTTCCCGACTATTTTTACCTTTCTGATCAAGTTCGGCACCGGCACCGGGGAGATCAACGCCATGCTCTCCATGGGCGGTTACCTCTCCCTGTCGAGCAAGCTCCTTTTCGCCTTCGGCCTGGTATTCGAGCTGCCCATCGTCATCTTCTTTCTGGCCCGGATGGGAGTGGTCGACTACCACTGGCTGGCCAAAAACCGCAAGTTCGCCCTGCTGGCGGCTTTTGTCCTCGGCGCCATCCTGACCCCGCCGGACGTCTTCTCCCAGACCGCCATCGCCCTGCCTTTCATCATCCTCTACGAGGTGGGCATCTGGATCGCCCGTTTCTTCGGCAAGAAGAAACCCGCAGAGGAGGAAGAGCCGGCTGCCGCCGAATAA
- a CDS encoding twin-arginine translocase TatA/TatE family subunit, with protein MFGIGMPELLLILALALIVIGPKKLPDIARALGRGLAEFRRATDELKHTFHEESRTSETRDKLLRDGKIQPPGASPEPYSEEQKAPVPDAPEPRKPDDSDSKEPAKPEAKPAMPEEKERAEPEVKKPTESELKEPSNGG; from the coding sequence ATGTTCGGAATCGGCATGCCCGAGCTGCTGCTCATCCTGGCCCTGGCGCTTATCGTCATAGGACCGAAAAAGCTCCCCGACATCGCCCGGGCTCTGGGCCGCGGGCTGGCCGAATTCAGGCGCGCCACCGATGAGCTGAAGCATACTTTCCACGAAGAAAGCCGCACTTCTGAAACCCGAGACAAGCTGCTTCGGGATGGGAAGATCCAGCCTCCGGGCGCCAGCCCCGAGCCCTACTCCGAGGAGCAGAAAGCCCCGGTCCCGGATGCTCCGGAACCGCGGAAGCCCGATGACTCGGATTCGAAGGAGCCGGCCAAGCCGGAGGCGAAGCCGGCCATGCCGGAGGAGAAGGAGAGGGCCGAGCCGGAGGTGAAGAAACCGACCGAATCGGAGTTGAAGGAACCGTCCAATGGCGGATAA